ATCATCCTCTTTTGTAGCAAATTCTGACCAAGAGGGAGGCAATGGTATGAAGATGAAAATCACGATCATTATCAAGAAGCCTATATAGAttaaatcatctctctctctctctccaacacaAACACATGAAGAAAAATAACTTTGTTATCCTTGATGTTCCCGAGATGTAAGTTAAGTCCTTTATGCTACTGCTCAAATTAGGCTTACTTCTTGAAATCTCATAGGTCTTTGGCAATTCCGTCAGAAAAAGTAACAAGTCTTAGAATTTGCTTTTCCTAATGTTACTACCATTTGATATTTCACGAAATAGTAAATACTAAGCATTTCTTCTTTTATGTGATTATCTCTTGactaatgattctcttctatGTAGGCTCAAATGTGAAAGTCTTAAACTCTTAAAGGAATTATAATGTAGAACCGGTTCAACTAAGAACCAACTCTACAGGAGAATCAATATCTTATGTGACCAAGCAGGTTATAACAAGAATTTTTGTATGGTGTGACAACCTTGGAAGAGATCAACAACTAATGGATGGATCTGCACTTCTAGGACTTcaaaatcaacagggaaaacaCCAACAACTGATGCCGCTGGCAGTACCCCAATGGAGTAGCAATATGACAGTGTTATAAAGGCAAGAAACAACCTCCAGTAGCAAGAATAGGACCTCGAATGTTTCTCTGATATTAAAGTGATTCATAGGCAAGTAACTTGAGCTCACATTGAAATCACATAGAAATCACACTTTTACTAGTTTCTCCACTATACATTTAATATATCCGCTGAAGTGATTCAAAGAGAATGAAAGCAAAAAGAATTATAGATAAAAAAAGCACTAACTTTGAGCCGACCAACTTACCTTCTTCTGCaaaacctcttcttctcttcttccttccttattAGTCGTTCCCAACCTCAGCGAAGAAAAACCAACTTGAAGCACTGTTTTTTGCGGTAAATCCTAACTTGATGGTTGATTTCAAAAGATTGAGGAAAGTAGGTTTAAGAAATAAGATGAACTGACAAACATGCCTTTACAATTTCCATTGTGAATATATATTTTGTGATTTTGAATTATAAAAAGTGAAATATCTAGTTTGCCCCCacttaattcattcttcaatgAAGTTGGTCATTATAATTTGGTCATTTATTCCTTTTGTTATTTTACTAAACATAACTAGCCCTTGTTACACTATTAACttccctagaaaaaaaaattgaaaactaaGCTAACGGCTCATTTGGCTTCTATCTATGTCAGTCCATGTGACAAATTACCAACATATGTGGAACTGATCCAGACTCCCCTATATACTGTTTAAAGCCAATTACTAGGGTGGTATGGTATTGTATggatattttaattatttaaataatggtctttttttttttttttttttgatagcaCTTTAATAATGGTCATAGCTTaccagaaagagaaaaaaaaaaaaaaagatcatggTCATAGTCATAGGAGTGGGGGTTGGAAGTTCGACCTAAAGAGCCCCAGCCTTCTTTGAGCCTAACAAGGCCAAGTTAAATCATAAATCTTATCTATGTTGATGCCTTTATATATGTGCATCCTGATTAACCCCCATAGTGGTGCAGAGCCACACGATATATAGAGTTGCCTGGATCAATCAAGTCCAACCTGACCCAACTAGGGTCAATAAGGGACCTAAGGTTGAGCTGGGGTTTTAAAGAACCCAGCCCATCCCGGCCCGGTTGTACACCTAGGTCATACATTCAGCTTGCCGCTCCCAGCTCAAATTATCATGTTCAGGCTTTCTCATCCTGCAACTCATGGCGCGTAGGTTGTGATAGTAATTTGTCTAATTCCTCAAGTTAGTCGTCAAATCGAGGTCCTTCTGTATATGAATATTCTGTCATGAATTGTAAATTTGCAAAGACTCATGCCCTTCCcatggtttttagggtttcatcTCAATCCAAATGTTCTCAACACTTTCAGAGCATGAAAACCCAATTGTTCTCAAATGGGTTTCATCCAATTTGCTTGGAAAGCCTCAATGGAGTTAAATTTAGGAGCCTATCTGGTTTGTGCTGTCACCGAACCACAGGAACTCTCCCAGTGCTTAAACCCATTAATTTCTCAACTGGTTTTCATTCGAGCACCTCTCGTTTCAGTAGAAGAGTAAATCCCAGAAATCTCTCAGGTAGGGTTCATCTGAGAAACACCCTACAAGCTGCTCGTCTAATAGGAACTAGAAATTTCTCAAATGGGTCTCGTCGGAAAGCCATGGAAGGTAGCAGGGGAGCAGGAGACAAGAAAACCTTTCCTTGGATAGCAGCTTACAATAACAAGAAATCGAAAGGGTTGGAAAAACTACAGAATGGGAAGACTAGTCGATCTTCCTGGGAGGAATCTGCAGACGTATTCTTAAAGAAAAACGGTGGAGAGTATGTTGCAGGGTATGTAGACGGTGAGAGTAGAGCGGTGGATATGATGGGAAGTCGTAGGAGTAGTCCTTTGGAAAGGGATGAAAGCGTGGGAATAGAAGAAAACGATGCTGAGATTGATAGTGATCCAAGGTGGAATAAGATTAGAAGTAGGTACAGGAAAATTACGGAATTCGATTCGGAGGCTGGGCTGGAAAATCCTGATTTGCGAAGGTGGAATAAACAGGAAAATTGGGGTAGAAAGACTTGGAAGGAGGCTACACCATCTACGATACCGAAGATGGTCGGTGAAGCAGTATACGGCGTTGGTCCAGTTTTAGCAGCGTTGTCGGCAGGAACAAGAGAATTTTATGCTCTTCATGTCCAAGAAGGTTTGGATTTGAGTAGCAAtaataggaagaagaaagacaagAAGGGATTTGAGAAGGTTCTGAAAATAGCTGAAAGAATCGGATTGACCATTACACAATCGTCAAAGCATGACCTCAATATGGTTGTGGATAATCGTCCCCATCAGGGTTTGGTATTAGATGCTTCTCCATTGGAGATGATAAGCATACGGGAACTCGATCCTGTTTCagtagaggaagagaagggTCCTCTCTGGGTTGCTTTAGATGAGGTTATGGACCCTCAGAACCTAGGGGCCATTATCCGGTCTGCTTATTTCTTTGGAGCTACAGGGGTGGTGTTGTGTGCAAAGAATTCAGCTCCATTGAGTGGTGTTGTGAGCAAAGCTAGTGCAGGTTCACTTGAATTGATGGAGTTGAGATGTTGCAAAAATATGATGCAGTTTTTGACATCTTCTGTGGAGAATGGATGGAGGGTTCTAGGTGGTTCTGTTTCTTCAAAAGCTGTTCCTTTAAATGAGGTTTTGCCTGGAGCACCAACTGTTCTGGTGTTGGGCAGTGAAGGCACTGGGTTGAGGCCTTTAGTTGAGAGATCTTGTACTCAGTTGATAAGAATCCCAGGAAACATTCTCCCTGTCTCTGCAGGGAGACTTCAAGTTGAGGAAACTGAAAT
This genomic stretch from Macadamia integrifolia cultivar HAES 741 chromosome 2, SCU_Mint_v3, whole genome shotgun sequence harbors:
- the LOC122070515 gene encoding rRNA methyltransferase 1, mitochondrial, translated to MNCKFAKTHALPMVFRVSSQSKCSQHFQSMKTQLFSNGFHPICLESLNGVKFRSLSGLCCHRTTGTLPVLKPINFSTGFHSSTSRFSRRVNPRNLSGRVHLRNTLQAARLIGTRNFSNGSRRKAMEGSRGAGDKKTFPWIAAYNNKKSKGLEKLQNGKTSRSSWEESADVFLKKNGGEYVAGYVDGESRAVDMMGSRRSSPLERDESVGIEENDAEIDSDPRWNKIRSRYRKITEFDSEAGLENPDLRRWNKQENWGRKTWKEATPSTIPKMVGEAVYGVGPVLAALSAGTREFYALHVQEGLDLSSNNRKKKDKKGFEKVLKIAERIGLTITQSSKHDLNMVVDNRPHQGLVLDASPLEMISIRELDPVSVEEEKGPLWVALDEVMDPQNLGAIIRSAYFFGATGVVLCAKNSAPLSGVVSKASAGSLELMELRCCKNMMQFLTSSVENGWRVLGGSVSSKAVPLNEVLPGAPTVLVLGSEGTGLRPLVERSCTQLIRIPGNILPVSAGRLQVEETEIMDRGCSGEEFQSFLAVESLNVSVAAGVLLHYLAGSNINNHNSH